In a genomic window of Micromonospora cremea:
- a CDS encoding RNA-guided endonuclease InsQ/TnpB family protein → MELVVQVKLLPTPGQAAVLGATLRACNQAACDVAVVARESAVYRNYDLRKHVYAGIKADYGLGAQAAQHVIKKVADAYTVLTANLKAGRYGKPGSNRRRRIEANPIGFRWDAAQPYDARMLSWQHDARTVSIWTTAGRLKAMAYTGSPTQLKAVATSVIGECDLVHRDGMWFLYASIEVAETPPYEPDGFLGVDMGISNIAYDSDGTRYAGTRLNGYRRRQMRLRARLQHKGTTSAKRLLVRRNKKEARHAANVNHRIAKTIVTEAARTGRGIAVEELTGIRERVRLRKPQRVTLHSWSFHQLGGFLTYKARRAGVPLVQVDPRYTSQTCHGCKHRDRRNRPNQETFTCRSCGVVAHADHNAALNIAERGVGSWGAVNRPHVASPRSQRGD, encoded by the coding sequence GTGGAGCTGGTGGTGCAGGTGAAACTCCTGCCGACGCCTGGGCAGGCGGCAGTGTTGGGGGCGACCCTGCGCGCGTGTAACCAGGCGGCCTGCGACGTGGCGGTCGTGGCCCGCGAGTCGGCCGTGTACCGCAACTACGACCTGCGCAAGCACGTCTACGCCGGGATCAAGGCCGACTACGGGTTGGGTGCCCAGGCGGCGCAGCACGTCATCAAGAAGGTCGCCGACGCCTACACAGTCCTGACGGCGAACCTCAAGGCCGGACGGTACGGCAAGCCCGGCTCGAATCGGCGCAGGCGGATCGAGGCCAACCCGATCGGGTTCCGCTGGGACGCCGCACAGCCCTACGACGCCCGGATGCTGTCCTGGCAGCACGACGCTCGGACGGTGTCCATCTGGACCACCGCCGGCCGACTCAAAGCCATGGCATACACCGGCTCGCCGACCCAGCTCAAGGCCGTCGCCACCAGCGTGATCGGCGAGTGCGACCTGGTGCACCGCGACGGGATGTGGTTCCTGTACGCCTCGATCGAGGTGGCCGAGACGCCGCCGTACGAACCGGATGGCTTCCTCGGCGTGGACATGGGCATCTCCAACATCGCCTACGACTCCGATGGCACCCGCTACGCCGGCACCCGGCTCAATGGCTACCGCCGCCGCCAGATGCGGCTGCGGGCTCGGCTGCAACATAAGGGCACCACGTCGGCCAAGCGGCTTCTGGTCCGGCGTAACAAGAAGGAAGCGCGGCACGCCGCGAACGTCAATCACCGCATCGCCAAGACTATTGTGACCGAGGCTGCACGCACCGGTCGCGGTATCGCCGTTGAAGAACTGACGGGGATCCGTGAGCGGGTCCGGCTGAGAAAGCCCCAACGGGTCACGCTCCACTCGTGGTCGTTTCACCAGCTCGGCGGGTTCCTTACCTACAAGGCCCGCCGAGCTGGTGTACCGCTGGTCCAGGTCGACCCGCGGTACACCTCCCAGACCTGCCACGGCTGCAAGCACCGCGACAGGCGGAACCGGCCGAACCAGGAAACCTTCACCTGTCGATCGTGCGGGGTCGTTGCCCACGCCGATCACAATGCGGCTCTCAACATCGCCGAGCGCGGTGTCGGGAGCTGGGGCGCAGTCAACCGCCCGCACGTGGCATCACCTCGCAGCCAGCGAGGGGATTGA
- a CDS encoding MMPL family transporter: MGRAWWVIAGWVLAAAAIILTTPSLSDITSADQESFLPRSYESVQATELGQKAFPQQATATAIIVVKRADGQKLTPADEARVGQLAQSLKAKNIPHTSGYLTGPPAVAPDKSVQVVNVGLDAPAPDDPALLEAVRDLRADIGPELANSGLTAGVAGDVASFVDNEDTFNNAFAVVGVATIILIIGLILIIFRSPIAALLPVVVVGVVLSITTGLVAAAGKAFDLSVSQDLQTILLIVLFGIGTDYILFLLFRYRERLRAGDDKRTAMIVSVQRVGEVITSAAGAVIVAFLVLLLASLGFFGSLGPALAIAVGVMLVTSLTLVPAVVSLLGRYVFWPSKAWQRAPKATISHRLGTVVGRRPALVAAASGVLLVALAAGVLGYKADYDFSAGFPQDTESAKAAQDLQRGFAAGALAPTEVYLTTSNGSQLTEQQVNDFAAAVAKAPGVGQAQPPERSTDPSVARVNLLLDENPVSNEAITLVREDLRGAVHAAAPPGTRALVGGTTAIFADINSANNRDLSVILPVAAGLIALILALLLRSLVAPIYLVIAVLLNFAATLGATVYLFQGLQGEPGVTFQLPIILYLFVVAIGTDYNILMIARLREEAREGNEPHEAAAIGVEHAGPTVAAAGLILAGTFAVLLLAPISFLQQMGFAVAIGIVLSAFVMSMFFVPALTALIGHKAWWPGHGDERPVGGPRTPPEPATVAKA; encoded by the coding sequence GTGGGCAGAGCGTGGTGGGTGATTGCCGGGTGGGTGCTCGCAGCAGCCGCCATCATCCTCACCACACCATCGCTGAGCGACATCACCTCCGCCGATCAGGAAAGCTTCCTGCCCCGCTCGTACGAGTCCGTGCAGGCCACCGAGCTCGGGCAGAAGGCGTTTCCGCAGCAGGCCACCGCGACGGCGATCATCGTGGTCAAGCGCGCCGACGGGCAGAAGCTCACGCCGGCGGACGAGGCGAGGGTGGGCCAGCTCGCCCAGTCGCTCAAGGCCAAGAACATCCCGCACACGTCCGGCTACCTGACCGGTCCGCCAGCTGTGGCGCCGGACAAGTCGGTGCAGGTGGTCAACGTCGGGCTCGACGCCCCTGCCCCAGACGACCCGGCGCTGCTCGAGGCCGTACGCGATCTGCGAGCGGACATCGGCCCGGAGCTGGCGAACAGTGGGTTGACCGCGGGCGTGGCCGGCGACGTGGCGAGCTTCGTCGACAACGAGGACACCTTCAACAATGCCTTCGCCGTGGTCGGCGTTGCGACGATCATCCTGATCATCGGACTAATCCTGATCATCTTCCGCAGCCCCATCGCCGCGCTGCTGCCCGTGGTGGTCGTCGGCGTCGTTCTGAGCATCACGACGGGTCTCGTCGCCGCCGCGGGCAAGGCATTCGATCTCAGTGTCAGTCAGGATCTGCAGACGATCCTGCTGATCGTGTTGTTCGGCATTGGCACCGACTACATCCTGTTCCTGCTCTTCCGCTACCGGGAGCGGCTGCGCGCCGGTGACGACAAGCGCACCGCGATGATCGTCTCCGTCCAGCGGGTCGGCGAGGTCATCACGTCGGCCGCCGGAGCGGTCATCGTCGCGTTCCTCGTGCTGCTCCTCGCCTCCCTGGGCTTCTTCGGCTCGCTCGGCCCGGCGCTCGCGATCGCGGTCGGTGTCATGCTGGTCACCTCGCTCACTCTCGTTCCGGCGGTCGTCTCGCTGCTCGGCCGATACGTCTTCTGGCCGTCGAAGGCGTGGCAGCGTGCGCCCAAGGCCACCATCTCGCACCGGCTCGGCACGGTCGTCGGGCGCAGGCCGGCACTCGTCGCGGCGGCATCCGGCGTCCTGCTGGTCGCGCTCGCCGCAGGCGTGCTGGGCTACAAGGCCGACTACGACTTCAGCGCCGGCTTCCCGCAGGACACCGAGTCGGCGAAGGCCGCGCAGGACCTGCAGCGCGGGTTCGCCGCCGGCGCGCTCGCCCCTACCGAGGTCTACCTGACCACCAGTAACGGGTCGCAGTTGACCGAGCAGCAGGTCAACGACTTCGCGGCGGCCGTAGCGAAAGCCCCGGGTGTGGGCCAGGCACAGCCCCCGGAGCGCAGCACCGACCCGAGTGTGGCCCGGGTCAACCTGCTGCTCGACGAGAACCCGGTCTCCAACGAGGCGATCACCCTCGTCCGCGAGGACCTGCGCGGTGCCGTGCACGCGGCGGCACCGCCCGGCACCCGGGCGCTGGTCGGCGGGACCACCGCGATCTTCGCGGACATCAACTCGGCGAACAACCGAGACCTGTCGGTGATCCTGCCGGTCGCGGCCGGCCTGATCGCGCTCATCCTCGCGCTGCTGCTGCGCAGCCTGGTCGCGCCGATCTACCTCGTGATCGCGGTGCTGCTCAACTTCGCCGCCACGCTGGGCGCCACGGTCTACCTCTTCCAAGGGCTGCAGGGCGAGCCCGGTGTCACCTTCCAACTGCCGATCATCCTCTACCTCTTCGTGGTGGCGATCGGGACCGACTACAACATCCTGATGATCGCCCGACTACGCGAGGAAGCGCGGGAAGGCAACGAGCCACACGAGGCTGCCGCCATCGGCGTGGAACACGCCGGCCCGACCGTCGCGGCGGCCGGACTGATCCTGGCCGGGACGTTCGCGGTGCTGCTGCTCGCGCCGATCTCGTTCCTGCAGCAGATGGGCTTCGCGGTGGCGATCGGCATCGTGCTGTCGGCGTTCGTCATGTCGATGTTCTTCGTTCCGGCGCTGACCGCGCTGATCGGGCACAAGGCGTGGTGGCCGGGGCACGGCGACGAGCGGCCGGTCGGCGGGCCGCGCACCCCGCCGGAGCCGGCGACCGTGGCGAAGGCGTAG
- a CDS encoding nicotinate phosphoribosyltransferase → MTGLRTDLYELRMAASYLRRDMVQRATFSLFVRRLPPQRGFLVAAGLAEALAFLEGFAFDEGELGYLRDTVGLDEATLVALAGLRFTGDVWAVPEGRVVFADEPLLEVTAPIAEAQLVETGVLNLITFHTTVASKAARCRLAAGDAQLIDFAFRRTHGIEAGAAVARASAIAGFAATSDVEAARRYGLPPSGTMAHSYVEAFPDERAAFRAFATDFPTNPVFLVDTYDTPAGVRAAVEVIAELGLTGPVGVRLDSGDLAALAVQTRAILDDAGLTQAQIVASGSLDEDVIAALVAAGAPIDGYGVGTRMGVSFDAPSLDSAYKLVAVGDRPVLKLSPGKATLPGPKQVFRDPTGADGDVVGLRDEPPPGDREPLLVPVMRGGRRLAVADPAGEVRAARGRFDADLAWLPEPARRLADPAPLTAAVSPALAALHERVAAQVARGGTY, encoded by the coding sequence GTGACCGGGCTGCGTACCGACCTGTACGAGCTGCGGATGGCGGCCAGCTACCTGCGCCGGGACATGGTGCAGCGCGCGACGTTCAGCCTGTTCGTGCGGCGCCTACCGCCGCAGCGTGGCTTCCTGGTGGCCGCCGGGCTGGCCGAGGCGCTGGCGTTCCTGGAAGGCTTCGCGTTCGACGAGGGCGAACTCGGCTACCTGCGCGACACCGTCGGGCTCGACGAAGCGACGCTGGTGGCGCTTGCGGGGCTGCGGTTCACCGGTGATGTCTGGGCCGTGCCGGAGGGCCGCGTGGTGTTCGCCGACGAACCGCTGCTGGAGGTCACCGCGCCGATCGCCGAGGCGCAGCTGGTGGAGACCGGCGTGCTGAACCTGATCACCTTCCACACCACGGTCGCCAGCAAGGCCGCCCGATGCCGCCTGGCGGCCGGCGACGCGCAGCTGATCGACTTTGCGTTTCGCCGCACGCACGGTATCGAGGCCGGCGCGGCCGTGGCCCGGGCGTCCGCGATTGCCGGCTTCGCCGCGACCAGCGACGTCGAGGCCGCTCGACGCTACGGACTGCCGCCGTCCGGGACCATGGCCCACTCGTACGTCGAGGCGTTCCCGGACGAGCGCGCCGCGTTCCGCGCGTTCGCGACCGACTTCCCGACGAACCCGGTGTTCCTCGTCGACACCTACGACACGCCCGCCGGAGTGCGAGCCGCCGTCGAGGTCATCGCGGAGCTGGGACTGACCGGCCCGGTGGGCGTGCGGCTCGACTCCGGAGATCTCGCCGCGCTCGCCGTGCAGACCCGCGCGATCCTCGACGACGCCGGGCTGACTCAGGCCCAGATCGTGGCCAGCGGCAGCCTCGACGAGGATGTCATTGCGGCGCTCGTCGCCGCGGGCGCACCGATCGACGGGTACGGCGTCGGCACCCGCATGGGCGTCTCGTTCGACGCGCCGTCGCTGGACAGCGCCTACAAGCTGGTGGCCGTCGGCGACCGGCCGGTGCTCAAGCTGTCGCCCGGCAAGGCCACCCTGCCCGGTCCCAAGCAGGTCTTCCGCGATCCCACCGGTGCCGACGGCGACGTGGTGGGGCTGCGCGACGAACCGCCACCGGGCGACCGCGAGCCGCTGCTCGTGCCGGTCATGCGCGGCGGCCGTCGCCTGGCCGTCGCCGACCCGGCCGGTGAGGTACGCGCCGCGCGCGGCCGCTTCGACGCGGACCTCGCCTGGCTACCGGAGCCGGCGCGTCGGCTGGCGGACCCGGCGCCGCTCACCGCCGCCGTCAGCCCGGCCCTGGCCGCGCTGCACGAGCGGGTGGCCGCGCAGGTGGCGCGGGGCGGGACCTACTGA
- a CDS encoding endonuclease/exonuclease/phosphatase family protein, which translates to MLPTPTTSWRTARVALAAAIALVSLGVFGAPVQAEGQSKVTVMTRNLYLGGDLTPSIGAPTTGAFLAANSALLGHVDLVDFPARAKLLAREITKNKPDLVGLQEVALWRTGTFADPAPATEIRYDYLALLMGELSRSGHAYDVAVVQAEADLEAPAGAPHFLDVRLTMRDVILVRHGGRVKVTDSSSGTFANNLTFTLAATNGTVTSTRGWTAVDVVHGQRPFRFVNTHLEAFHPGVRVLQARELLAGPLATAPGDVILAGDLNTGPDLPVAENRLAYAALVAGGMRDTWQILHPDEPGYTAGLGDDLNQPADAVEHRIDMVLFRGAVVPVSSLIFGTERQTPDGRWASDHLGYLAVLALP; encoded by the coding sequence ATGCTCCCGACACCCACCACCTCCTGGCGAACGGCGAGAGTCGCCCTCGCAGCCGCCATCGCCCTGGTCAGCCTCGGCGTTTTCGGCGCGCCCGTCCAAGCCGAAGGACAGTCCAAGGTCACCGTGATGACCCGGAACCTCTATCTGGGCGGCGATCTGACGCCGTCCATCGGCGCGCCGACCACGGGCGCGTTCCTGGCCGCGAACTCCGCGCTGTTGGGCCACGTCGACCTGGTCGACTTTCCCGCCCGGGCGAAGCTGCTCGCCCGGGAGATCACCAAGAACAAGCCGGACCTGGTCGGACTGCAGGAGGTCGCCCTGTGGCGCACCGGCACGTTCGCTGACCCCGCACCTGCCACCGAAATCCGGTACGACTACCTGGCGCTGCTGATGGGCGAGCTGAGCCGCTCCGGTCACGCGTACGACGTCGCGGTCGTACAGGCCGAGGCCGATCTGGAGGCGCCGGCGGGCGCGCCGCACTTCCTCGACGTACGGCTCACGATGCGCGACGTGATCCTGGTGCGTCACGGCGGCCGGGTGAAGGTGACCGACTCCTCGTCCGGCACCTTCGCCAACAACCTCACCTTCACGCTCGCGGCGACGAACGGGACCGTGACCAGCACCCGCGGTTGGACCGCGGTGGACGTGGTGCACGGGCAACGCCCGTTCCGGTTCGTGAACACCCACCTGGAGGCCTTCCACCCTGGTGTCCGGGTGCTGCAGGCGCGCGAGCTGCTGGCCGGCCCCCTCGCCACGGCACCGGGTGACGTCATCCTCGCCGGGGACCTCAACACGGGCCCCGACCTGCCCGTCGCCGAGAACCGGCTCGCCTACGCCGCCCTGGTGGCCGGCGGGATGCGGGACACGTGGCAGATCCTGCACCCTGACGAACCCGGCTACACCGCGGGTCTGGGCGACGACCTGAACCAACCCGCCGACGCCGTCGAACACCGCATCGACATGGTCCTGTTCCGGGGGGCGGTCGTTCCCGTCTCGAGCCTCATCTTCGGCACCGAGCGGCAGACCCCCGACGGCCGGTGGGCCTCGGACCACCTCGGCTACCTGGCCGTGCTGGCGTTGCCGTAG
- a CDS encoding nitroreductase/quinone reductase family protein, with translation MTEAIRDALEGVSEIDLTVTGRKTGRQISHPVWFVQEEESLFLVPITGSDSDWYKNVQRTPMIQVASNGTALSTSATPITDADRVNHVVEMFCDKYGADQVQAHYPKRDVAVQVALG, from the coding sequence GTGACCGAAGCCATCAGGGACGCCCTGGAGGGCGTCAGCGAGATCGACCTCACCGTGACCGGCCGGAAGACCGGGCGGCAGATTTCGCACCCGGTGTGGTTCGTGCAGGAGGAAGAGAGCCTGTTCCTGGTCCCGATCACCGGCTCGGACAGCGACTGGTACAAGAACGTGCAGCGGACACCGATGATCCAGGTGGCCTCGAACGGCACGGCGTTGAGTACGAGCGCCACCCCGATCACCGACGCCGACCGGGTCAACCACGTCGTGGAGATGTTCTGCGACAAGTACGGCGCGGATCAGGTGCAGGCGCATTACCCGAAGCGCGACGTCGCCGTTCAGGTCGCGCTCGGGTAA
- a CDS encoding DUF2637 domain-containing protein, which translates to MLLIGGAAGAASFRHVHDVAAAHGQPGWLAWADAVVLELTSIAAGLELRRHRRLGTSVAFPAIVLTVAVFLSLAAQVVEAEASAIGWIAAALPALGFLTMVKIALGRADPAPSERTGRPTRVAPGPPLIEARVPDTREPVPAPPLPVPTNTGPVRDCTAPVVPDPVVPDPVVPDPVVPDPVVPDPVVPDPVVPDPVVPDPVVPDPVVPDRRVEGTPVRDRGPGITALVPAARSAARTLDARGTPLSRKALAGQLRADGHQLSNATASTLVRVLRGESTSPAPDLSHREAA; encoded by the coding sequence ATGTTGTTGATCGGCGGCGCGGCTGGCGCGGCCTCCTTCCGGCACGTGCATGACGTCGCGGCGGCACACGGCCAGCCGGGCTGGCTCGCCTGGGCCGACGCGGTCGTGCTGGAGTTGACGTCGATCGCTGCCGGTCTGGAACTGCGCCGCCACCGGCGCCTGGGCACCAGCGTCGCTTTCCCGGCGATTGTCCTGACAGTGGCGGTGTTCCTGTCCCTCGCCGCCCAGGTGGTGGAGGCGGAAGCGTCGGCGATCGGTTGGATCGCCGCCGCGCTGCCGGCGCTCGGCTTCCTGACGATGGTGAAGATCGCCCTCGGCCGCGCCGACCCCGCCCCATCCGAGCGCACCGGCCGCCCCACGCGGGTTGCCCCAGGACCGCCGCTGATCGAGGCCCGGGTCCCGGACACCCGCGAGCCGGTCCCCGCACCGCCACTGCCGGTCCCCACGAACACTGGCCCGGTCCGGGACTGCACCGCCCCGGTGGTCCCGGACCCGGTGGTCCCGGACCCGGTGGTCCCGGACCCGGTGGTCCCGGACCCGGTGGTCCCGGACCCGGTGGTCCCGGACCCGGTGGTCCCGGACCCGGTGGTCCCGGACCCGGTGGTCCCGGACCCGGTGGTGCCGGACCGACGGGTCGAGGGCACGCCGGTCCGGGACCGAGGCCCGGGGATCACCGCGCTGGTCCCGGCCGCCCGGAGCGCCGCCCGTACCCTGGACGCCCGCGGAACGCCCCTGTCCCGCAAGGCCCTCGCCGGGCAGTTGCGCGCGGACGGGCATCAACTGTCCAACGCCACCGCCTCCACACTCGTGCGTGTCCTGCGCGGGGAGAGCACCTCACCCGCGCCGGACCTGTCACACCGGGAGGCCGCGTGA
- a CDS encoding replication-relaxation family protein codes for MRKPLPDPDPLLRLQASITARDDRLLGWLYDHGVLTTDQIGAALFPSLDFAQRRLRRLTVLRATDRFRPNRAYGGSYPYHYVLDQLGYDHVHAQRGLGRPRRDQARRRKQSLTARPDLPHLLGGNQVFIDLAAHARTHPDTALDRWQPASAFHKPGVFYRPGSNPQMMVHGPTGLPRPDGAGVWTEHARSVPFFLEYDTGRERLDILTEKIAKYERQVCLSNWAWPVLFHLPSARREANLHHRLAEVGPQAIIATTTAELRAALDASPADQVWQRADSSGRHRLIDLPYTDTDHDDEFPTHAVSDQEGRTA; via the coding sequence ATGCGTAAACCGCTACCGGATCCGGACCCGCTGCTGCGCCTACAGGCCAGCATCACCGCCCGCGACGACCGCCTCCTCGGCTGGCTCTACGACCACGGCGTGCTCACCACCGACCAGATCGGCGCCGCCCTGTTCCCGTCCCTGGACTTCGCCCAACGCCGGCTACGCCGCCTCACCGTCCTGCGGGCGACAGACCGGTTCCGACCCAACCGGGCCTACGGCGGCTCCTACCCGTACCACTACGTCCTGGACCAGCTCGGCTACGACCACGTCCACGCCCAACGCGGACTCGGACGACCACGCCGGGACCAGGCCCGCCGCCGAAAGCAGTCCCTGACCGCCCGGCCGGACCTGCCGCACCTGCTCGGCGGCAACCAGGTCTTCATCGACCTCGCCGCCCACGCCCGCACCCACCCCGACACAGCCCTGGACCGGTGGCAGCCCGCGTCCGCCTTCCACAAGCCCGGCGTGTTCTACCGCCCAGGCAGCAACCCGCAGATGATGGTCCACGGACCGACCGGACTGCCCCGCCCCGACGGCGCCGGGGTGTGGACCGAGCACGCACGGTCCGTGCCGTTCTTCCTCGAGTACGACACCGGCCGCGAACGCCTCGACATCCTCACCGAGAAAATCGCCAAGTACGAACGGCAGGTCTGCCTCAGCAACTGGGCGTGGCCAGTCCTGTTCCACCTACCCTCCGCCCGGCGGGAGGCGAACCTGCACCACCGCCTTGCCGAGGTCGGTCCGCAGGCGATCATCGCCACCACCACCGCCGAGCTGCGTGCCGCACTCGATGCCAGCCCCGCTGACCAGGTCTGGCAACGGGCCGACAGCAGCGGCCGGCACCGCCTCATCGACCTGCCCTACACCGACACCGACCACGACGACGAGTTCCCCACCCACGCCGTGTCCGATCAAGAAGGTAGGACCGCCTGA
- a CDS encoding DEAD/DEAH box helicase, giving the protein MTRPEVTPSQWPLRPWQSEALRAWLLAGRRGVVEVATGGGKTRFALACVSAIGPEIRYVQIIVPTIALADQWHIALEEDLRVDKSDVASLSSRSRATNLRRFNVSVINSARELEPTLWTDGRFLIVDECHRAGSPDNARALGGTASATLGLSATPHRQYDDYFGQVIEPALGPIIYQYSIQQATLDGVLSPFHLTNVRVRLNEDEQREYDALTRRIGLAYRSDLVSGEERRPRLLIRRARVANDALVRIPVAVRLLERHRGERSLIFHESIEAAEGIADLLSTRGHSVTLYHSGIGASMRRENLRLFRRGVYDVLVTCKALDEGINIPEVRVAIIAAASASDRQRIQRLGRVLRPAEGKQVAEVYTIYATDAEQERLRAEAEGLAGIADVDWMRVGAPA; this is encoded by the coding sequence GTGACGAGGCCTGAAGTTACCCCAAGTCAATGGCCGCTCCGTCCCTGGCAGTCAGAGGCGCTGAGGGCGTGGCTACTGGCTGGTCGTCGAGGCGTGGTTGAAGTGGCTACAGGTGGGGGGAAAACGCGGTTCGCCTTGGCCTGCGTATCGGCCATCGGGCCGGAGATCCGCTATGTCCAGATCATCGTGCCTACTATTGCTCTCGCGGATCAGTGGCACATCGCGCTTGAAGAGGATCTCCGTGTTGATAAGTCAGACGTAGCCTCCCTGTCGTCCCGGTCACGCGCCACAAACCTCCGCAGATTCAACGTGTCTGTCATCAATTCGGCGAGAGAGCTAGAGCCGACACTTTGGACCGACGGTAGGTTCTTAATCGTCGACGAGTGCCACAGGGCTGGGAGCCCTGATAACGCGAGGGCCTTAGGTGGCACAGCCTCAGCAACTCTCGGATTGAGTGCGACCCCCCACCGTCAGTACGACGACTACTTCGGGCAGGTGATTGAGCCTGCTCTAGGACCGATCATCTATCAGTACTCGATACAGCAGGCCACGCTTGACGGAGTGCTTTCTCCGTTCCATCTGACGAACGTTCGCGTCCGTTTGAACGAGGACGAGCAGCGGGAGTACGACGCTCTAACCCGGCGGATCGGATTAGCCTACAGGTCTGACTTGGTGTCAGGGGAAGAACGAAGGCCGCGTCTACTTATTCGGCGTGCCCGCGTGGCCAACGATGCGTTGGTTCGCATCCCCGTCGCTGTGAGGCTCCTCGAGCGGCACCGAGGAGAGCGGAGCCTAATATTTCATGAATCTATCGAGGCGGCGGAAGGGATCGCCGACCTGCTATCTACCCGAGGGCACTCAGTGACTCTATATCATTCCGGAATAGGTGCGTCTATGCGCCGTGAAAACCTCCGGCTCTTCCGGCGCGGAGTCTACGACGTCCTCGTTACCTGCAAGGCCCTAGATGAAGGCATTAACATTCCCGAGGTCAGGGTGGCCATAATCGCTGCAGCCTCAGCGAGTGATCGCCAACGAATCCAGCGACTTGGCAGGGTCCTCCGACCTGCTGAGGGGAAACAAGTTGCCGAGGTATACACCATTTACGCAACAGATGCCGAGCAGGAGCGCCTCCGCGCGGAGGCTGAGGGCCTAGCCGGAATTGCAGACGTGGACTGGATGCGAGTAGGTGCGCCTGCGTGA
- a CDS encoding ATP-binding protein, whose translation MKIVLGNEAIRSWRRLSYKAWYAFAEFVDNSTQSFFDNKEVLKRVLAEEGRQLEVYITYDSKLKVIRIVDNAMGMNEQDLVNSLYIGRPPQNVSGRSEYGLGMKTAASWFGNVWSVTTKKLGEREELSVVVNVDKVAEGQDDLELRRLEKPEDQHYTIIEISLLNHFLNGWAIKNTREFLASMFREDLRDGFLDLRFNDNKLETPFTPDDSSFLVRLDETPYKAIVNTTIGGKPVTGYVGVMRPGVASRRLAGFNVVRRGRCVQGWLDAWRPEDIFGAGGRNDLVNQRLTGELVVDEFTASHTKDAILWQNDEEEELIKYLQQVANEHELIHVARHHRGEDAVVASASEREAAREQMRATMTSPDMVDAINVEEVPPAELESIVAEPLQVAASGDEPDVTIPLGGDLRVEIYWHEGHINDPYYTYWIVESGSLKVAINESHPGYTELENAAAIVAYSKHCAFDAIAEWKCRLKQSSVQPESVKQIKDHYYRVSAAIEAK comes from the coding sequence ATGAAGATTGTTCTGGGAAACGAAGCGATCCGCTCTTGGCGCAGACTTTCGTATAAAGCTTGGTATGCGTTCGCGGAGTTTGTTGACAACTCAACTCAGTCTTTCTTTGACAATAAAGAAGTTTTGAAGCGAGTCCTCGCCGAGGAAGGGCGCCAACTCGAGGTCTACATAACGTATGACAGTAAGTTGAAGGTCATCCGGATCGTTGATAATGCGATGGGGATGAACGAGCAAGACCTCGTCAATTCGTTGTATATTGGCCGCCCCCCTCAGAATGTGAGCGGGCGGAGCGAGTATGGCTTGGGCATGAAGACGGCTGCGAGTTGGTTCGGGAACGTTTGGTCCGTGACAACCAAGAAGCTCGGGGAGCGCGAGGAGCTATCAGTAGTTGTTAACGTGGATAAAGTCGCGGAGGGGCAAGATGATCTCGAGCTTCGGCGCCTAGAGAAGCCGGAGGATCAACACTACACGATTATCGAGATCTCATTACTAAATCACTTCCTAAACGGCTGGGCAATCAAGAATACGCGCGAGTTTCTTGCCAGCATGTTCCGGGAAGACCTAAGAGATGGCTTCCTTGACCTGCGTTTTAACGATAACAAACTGGAGACGCCATTCACGCCAGATGACAGTTCATTCCTCGTAAGGCTTGACGAAACGCCGTATAAGGCCATCGTCAACACCACAATTGGCGGTAAGCCGGTAACGGGATATGTCGGCGTGATGCGACCTGGAGTGGCCAGTCGCCGTTTGGCTGGCTTCAACGTTGTACGGCGAGGTAGGTGCGTCCAGGGTTGGCTTGACGCATGGAGGCCAGAGGACATCTTCGGCGCTGGCGGTCGCAATGACCTAGTCAACCAGCGACTCACGGGAGAGTTGGTAGTTGATGAATTCACGGCGAGTCACACAAAGGACGCGATCCTTTGGCAGAATGATGAAGAAGAGGAGTTGATTAAGTATTTGCAGCAGGTCGCAAATGAGCACGAGCTGATTCACGTGGCCCGTCACCATCGCGGCGAGGATGCCGTCGTGGCTAGTGCGAGTGAGCGGGAGGCGGCACGCGAGCAGATGCGAGCGACCATGACGAGTCCGGACATGGTAGACGCCATTAACGTCGAAGAAGTACCACCAGCGGAGCTGGAAAGCATCGTCGCCGAGCCTCTTCAAGTCGCTGCGTCTGGCGACGAGCCGGACGTTACGATTCCGCTTGGGGGGGACCTTAGAGTGGAGATCTACTGGCACGAGGGCCACATAAACGACCCGTACTACACATACTGGATCGTGGAATCGGGGTCGCTGAAGGTGGCTATCAACGAGTCGCATCCTGGCTACACTGAGCTCGAAAACGCCGCTGCGATTGTTGCCTATTCGAAACACTGCGCATTCGATGCGATTGCTGAGTGGAAGTGTCGGCTAAAGCAATCATCCGTGCAGCCCGAGTCGGTCAAGCAGATCAAGGATCATTACTATCGAGTAAGCGCGGCCATTGAGGCGAAATGA